Proteins encoded within one genomic window of Parolsenella massiliensis:
- the loaP gene encoding antiterminator LoaP, with translation MGVYVLQVPGGQERRAEELAQRLPKDVISSCFIPVREVKKRRGGEWKMERELLFPGYLFVETNEPELASERLRELPLFMRVLADVGGEFLPLGDDETSWIRSLTTERSHVVEMSEGVIEGGRVIVTQGPLKGREAWITKVDRHKRLAWLDMRMFGRTKSIKVGLEIVSKRS, from the coding sequence ATGGGAGTCTACGTCTTGCAGGTGCCGGGCGGCCAGGAGAGGCGCGCGGAGGAGCTGGCGCAAAGGCTGCCCAAGGACGTGATCTCCAGTTGCTTCATTCCCGTTCGCGAGGTCAAAAAGCGAAGGGGAGGGGAGTGGAAAATGGAACGGGAGCTGCTGTTCCCGGGATACCTGTTCGTGGAGACCAACGAGCCGGAGCTGGCATCTGAGAGGTTGCGCGAGCTGCCGTTGTTCATGCGCGTGCTCGCGGACGTTGGCGGCGAGTTCTTACCCCTCGGCGATGACGAGACGTCTTGGATTCGCTCGCTCACCACGGAGCGTTCGCACGTGGTGGAGATGAGCGAGGGCGTCATCGAGGGAGGCAGGGTGATCGTGACGCAGGGCCCGCTCAAGGGGCGGGAGGCGTGGATTACAAAGGTCGATCGGCACAAGCGGCTGGCCTGGCTGGATATGCGGATGTTCGGCAGAACCAAGTCGATAAAGGTTGGCCTTGAGATTGTCTCGAAGCGAAGTTGA